A single Sporosarcina sp. FSL W8-0480 DNA region contains:
- a CDS encoding metallophosphoesterase: protein MIRGKLKAILIILILILLVGLYLYKENSSIGVTFHEIESLRLPTHFDNYRIVQLSDIHDSEFGEDNSKLVDKVKQLSPNAIFITGDFIDGNRYDLEKSLKIITQLQSVAPFFYVTGNHEVSTNDVEFIKTQLEQLGVHVLTNESLLIGDEVKIAVGGIDDPLSSIQTEDQYVETALDIAFENVPDDMFKMLLSHRPYELDRYVSRKIDLVFSGHAHGGQIRIPGIGGIIAPGQGWFPEFTSGIHEKSGTHLIISRGLGNSIVPIRVFNQPEIVVVTLKSLSTK, encoded by the coding sequence GTGATACGAGGAAAGTTAAAAGCAATACTTATCATTTTAATACTTATACTTTTAGTTGGCTTATATCTTTATAAAGAAAATTCCTCGATAGGAGTCACCTTTCACGAAATAGAGTCATTAAGGCTACCAACGCACTTCGATAATTATCGGATTGTTCAATTGTCGGATATCCACGATTCGGAATTCGGCGAAGACAACTCAAAGCTTGTGGATAAAGTGAAACAACTATCCCCGAACGCGATATTTATAACGGGGGATTTTATCGATGGAAATCGATACGATTTGGAAAAAAGTTTGAAAATCATTACACAGTTACAATCCGTTGCACCCTTTTTTTATGTGACTGGTAACCATGAAGTTTCCACGAATGATGTTGAATTTATCAAAACACAGTTAGAACAGTTAGGTGTACATGTGTTGACCAATGAGTCCTTACTTATTGGTGACGAAGTAAAAATTGCCGTCGGCGGCATCGATGATCCGCTGTCCAGTATTCAAACAGAGGATCAGTATGTGGAAACGGCTTTGGATATAGCTTTTGAAAATGTCCCGGATGATATGTTTAAAATGCTATTATCACACCGTCCTTATGAGTTAGATCGTTATGTGTCAAGGAAAATCGATCTTGTCTTCAGCGGCCATGCACATGGGGGACAGATCAGAATCCCGGGAATTGGTGGAATAATTGCCCCCGGTCAAGGATGGTTCCCTGAATTCACTTCAGGCATCCACGAAAAAAGTGGTACCCATCTAATAATTAGCCGTGGTCTTGGAAATAGTATTGTTCCAATCCGAGTATTCAATCAACCCGAAATTGTAGTAGTTACATTAAAGTCACTATCAACTAAATAA
- a CDS encoding helix-turn-helix domain-containing protein — MNDWSKEDFGVRLKALREQRGLSMMAFGAAIGTSASRIKDWEKGKNAPSAAWIAKISDRFNISTDELILGDPNTSRAFTTNSSSNVDMLYERLRENLSIGNVEDEQDGNLTELYSSIDAMNKDRYRSGRGRRLAERELLTILTELPKKDVLELLELAKIKKRWI, encoded by the coding sequence GTGAACGATTGGAGTAAAGAAGACTTTGGAGTAAGGCTAAAGGCCCTCAGGGAGCAAAGAGGCTTATCAATGATGGCCTTTGGCGCGGCAATAGGTACATCAGCAAGTAGGATTAAAGATTGGGAGAAAGGAAAGAATGCCCCCTCAGCTGCCTGGATTGCGAAAATCTCAGACAGATTTAATATTTCAACTGATGAACTGATTTTAGGGGATCCAAATACATCTCGTGCATTTACTACAAATAGTTCTTCAAATGTCGATATGCTCTATGAACGATTACGTGAGAATTTAAGTATCGGCAATGTTGAAGATGAGCAAGATGGCAACTTAACAGAATTATATAGTTCAATCGACGCGATGAATAAGGACCGCTATCGTAGCGGTAGAGGTAGACGGCTTGCAGAGCGTGAACTACTTACAATCTTGACTGAATTACCTAAAAAAGATGTGTTAGAATTATTGGAGCTTGCCAAAATTAAGAAGCGTTGGATTTAA
- a CDS encoding dUTP diphosphatase yields MNFSTLFTMQRELDTFIQTNQDVKRDVFKEKGLALVVELAELANETRCFKFWSTKGPSERAVILEEYVDSIHFILSLGIEKGFDTLDEWPVGEVNGELTEVFIHTISSIQSFINEPTLGNYENLWIHYGSIASKLGFSYAEIINAYIEKNEENYKRQHTGY; encoded by the coding sequence ATGAACTTTTCAACCTTATTTACGATGCAAAGAGAATTAGATACTTTCATACAAACAAATCAGGACGTTAAAAGAGATGTATTTAAAGAAAAAGGGCTTGCCCTTGTCGTTGAGCTCGCAGAATTAGCAAATGAGACAAGATGCTTTAAATTCTGGAGTACAAAAGGTCCATCTGAACGAGCAGTGATCTTAGAGGAATACGTCGATTCCATCCATTTTATTTTATCACTCGGCATAGAAAAGGGTTTCGATACTCTTGATGAATGGCCAGTGGGCGAAGTGAATGGTGAATTGACAGAAGTCTTTATCCATACGATTTCCTCGATTCAGTCATTCATCAATGAGCCTACGCTTGGAAACTATGAAAACTTGTGGATTCATTATGGTTCAATAGCTTCAAAGCTTGGCTTTTCTTATGCGGAAATAATTAATGCCTATATAGAGAAGAATGAAGAAAATTATAAGAGGCAACATACAGGCTATTAA
- a CDS encoding sigma-w pathway protein ysdB — MALIIRFVIIAFIVYLFYRGIRYLFDPKRKLDEAYEQEQYYFYDDVKNVRKNFFITYKGALFEGEKYLGTTEDSFEVVSIFVWVKDETKLQGFSKDDFHFLSSEIHSNYPKAEISWKNPIEKLMKAR; from the coding sequence ATGGCCTTGATAATCCGTTTTGTCATCATCGCATTCATCGTCTATCTATTCTATCGGGGCATTCGATATTTATTCGACCCTAAACGGAAACTGGACGAGGCGTATGAACAAGAACAATATTATTTTTATGATGATGTTAAAAATGTAAGGAAGAATTTCTTTATCACATATAAAGGTGCCCTCTTTGAAGGTGAAAAGTATTTAGGGACAACTGAAGATTCCTTTGAAGTCGTTTCGATCTTTGTTTGGGTAAAGGATGAAACGAAGCTACAAGGATTTTCGAAAGACGACTTCCATTTTTTATCCTCTGAAATCCATTCAAACTATCCGAAAGCTGAAATCAGCTGGAAAAATCCCATTGAAAAGTTAATGAAGGCCCGTTGA
- a CDS encoding DUF1294 domain-containing protein, with protein sequence MQAVIISWIVFLSIWSFAAMGYDKRQAKRKRSRIPEKNLWILAIFGGGIGAYIGMMVFNHKTRYTNFRIGFLVLAIIYISIIVYSLGIDLFGMDNRNL encoded by the coding sequence ATGCAGGCAGTGATAATTAGTTGGATTGTATTCCTATCCATATGGTCATTTGCAGCAATGGGATATGATAAAAGACAGGCAAAAAGAAAAAGAAGCAGAATCCCGGAGAAAAATCTTTGGATATTAGCAATTTTTGGTGGGGGAATTGGTGCATATATCGGAATGATGGTATTCAATCATAAAACGAGATATACCAATTTTCGCATCGGATTTTTAGTACTAGCGATTATCTACATAAGCATCATCGTGTATAGCCTCGGTATCGACCTATTTGGAATGGATAATCGAAATTTATGA
- the rplT gene encoding 50S ribosomal protein L20 yields MPRVKGGTVTRKRRNRVLKLAKGYFGSKHRLYKVANQQVMKSFNYAYRDRRQKKRDFRKLWITRINAAARMNGLSYSTMMHGLKLAGIEVNRKMLADLAVTDAQAFAQLAETAKQSVAK; encoded by the coding sequence ATGCCACGCGTAAAAGGTGGAACAGTGACGCGCAAGCGCCGTAATCGAGTATTGAAATTAGCTAAAGGCTATTTTGGATCAAAACATAGACTTTATAAAGTAGCAAACCAACAGGTCATGAAATCATTTAACTATGCATACCGTGACCGCCGTCAGAAAAAACGTGATTTCCGCAAACTTTGGATTACACGTATCAACGCGGCTGCACGTATGAATGGTCTTTCATACAGCACAATGATGCACGGTCTTAAATTGGCTGGCATCGAAGTAAACCGTAAAATGCTTGCTGACCTTGCAGTAACAGATGCTCAAGCATTTGCACAACTTGCAGAAACAGCAAAACAATCAGTTGCAAAATAA
- the rpmI gene encoding 50S ribosomal protein L35, whose translation MPKMKTHRGSAKRFKKTATGKVKRGRAYTSHLFANKSTKAKRHLRKASLVSSGDYKRIREMITYMK comes from the coding sequence ATGCCAAAAATGAAAACTCACCGCGGATCCGCGAAACGTTTCAAAAAAACAGCGACTGGTAAAGTTAAACGCGGCCGTGCTTACACAAGTCACCTTTTTGCCAACAAGTCAACTAAAGCGAAACGCCACTTGCGCAAAGCTTCACTTGTTTCTTCAGGCGACTACAAACGCATCCGTGAAATGATCACATACATGAAATAA
- the infC gene encoding translation initiation factor IF-3, which produces MYVNEGIRARELRLIDHNGDQLGIKSRNEALEIAARANLDLVLVAPTAKPPVARVMDYGKFKFEQQKKEREVRKNQKIINVKEVRLSPTIDEHDFQTKLRNGIKFLQAGDKVKASIRFRGRAITHKEIGQRVLDRFAEECKEVSTVEVKPKMEGRSMFLILAPTAEKK; this is translated from the coding sequence ATGTACGTAAACGAGGGCATCCGTGCCCGCGAGCTTCGCCTTATTGACCACAATGGCGACCAGCTTGGAATCAAATCACGCAACGAGGCACTTGAAATCGCAGCGCGTGCGAATTTGGACCTTGTCCTAGTCGCACCAACAGCAAAGCCACCAGTAGCCCGTGTTATGGACTATGGAAAATTCAAGTTTGAGCAACAAAAGAAAGAACGTGAAGTGAGAAAGAACCAAAAAATCATCAACGTCAAAGAAGTACGCCTAAGCCCGACAATTGACGAACATGATTTCCAAACAAAACTTCGCAACGGTATCAAATTCTTGCAAGCAGGGGACAAAGTGAAAGCGTCAATCCGTTTCCGTGGTCGTGCAATCACGCACAAGGAAATCGGTCAACGCGTTTTGGACCGCTTTGCAGAAGAATGCAAGGAAGTTTCAACGGTTGAAGTCAAACCGAAAATGGAAGGCCGGAGCATGTTCCTAATACTTGCCCCGACTGCCGAAAAAAAGTAA
- the thrS gene encoding threonine--tRNA ligase has translation MTENIQLKFPDGAIKEFPTGTTTEEVAGSISPGLRKSALAGKIGDKLIDLKTPIHEDGDIAIITPQSPEALEILRHSTAHLLAQAVKRKFPDAKLGIGPVIDNGFYYDIDSPTPITAEDLPELEKEMKRIIGENLAVTRVDVSREEAENRFKEIEDPYKIELLEAIPEGEQVSIYEQGEFFDLCRGIHVPSTGKLKEFKLLSIAGAYWRGDSKNKMLQRIYGTAFFKKEELQEHLRMLEEAKERDHRKIGKELNLFTNSQKVGQGLPLWLPKGATIRRIIERYIVDKEVKLGYDHVYTPVLGSVELYKTSGHWGHYQDGMFPVMSMDNEDLVLRPMNCPHHMMIYKNGIHSYRNLPVRIAELGTMHRYEMSGALSGLQRVRGMTLNDAHIFVRPDQIKEEFKRVVQLIIDVYKDFGIEDYSFRLSYRDPEDTEKYFDDDEMWERAQSMLKETMDESGLPYVEADGEAAFYGPKLDVQVKTAIGMEETLSTVQLDFLLPERFDLTYVGEDGKQHRPVVIHRGVVSTMERFVAFLIEEYKGAFPTWLAPVQVEVIPVSPEAHFDYANEVREKLVASGFRVDLDSRDEKIGYKIREAQVQKIPYMLVLGDKEVESGEVNVRKYGEQKSESMPFDDFLNLIQADVSHENE, from the coding sequence ATGACAGAAAATATTCAATTGAAATTTCCAGATGGTGCGATAAAGGAATTTCCAACAGGCACAACAACAGAAGAAGTAGCAGGCTCCATCAGCCCCGGCCTTCGTAAAAGCGCATTGGCAGGTAAAATTGGCGACAAGCTTATAGACCTTAAAACACCAATTCATGAAGACGGAGACATCGCAATCATCACACCGCAATCTCCCGAAGCCCTTGAAATCCTACGTCACAGTACAGCTCACTTATTAGCACAAGCTGTAAAACGCAAATTCCCTGACGCGAAATTAGGAATCGGCCCAGTAATCGACAACGGTTTCTACTACGACATCGATTCTCCAACGCCAATCACAGCCGAGGATCTACCTGAATTAGAAAAAGAAATGAAACGCATCATTGGTGAAAACTTAGCCGTAACACGTGTAGATGTCTCCCGTGAAGAAGCGGAAAATCGTTTCAAAGAAATCGAGGACCCATACAAAATTGAACTGTTGGAAGCAATACCGGAAGGGGAACAAGTATCCATCTACGAGCAAGGCGAATTCTTCGACCTTTGCCGTGGAATCCACGTTCCGTCTACAGGCAAACTAAAGGAATTCAAACTGTTAAGCATCGCAGGTGCATATTGGCGCGGAGATTCTAAAAATAAAATGCTCCAACGAATTTACGGAACAGCTTTCTTCAAAAAAGAAGAACTGCAAGAACATCTTCGCATGTTAGAAGAAGCGAAAGAACGTGACCACCGTAAAATCGGGAAAGAATTGAATTTATTCACAAACTCACAAAAAGTAGGTCAAGGTCTACCACTTTGGCTACCAAAAGGTGCAACAATCCGACGCATCATCGAAAGATATATCGTGGACAAAGAAGTAAAACTTGGTTATGACCATGTTTACACACCAGTTTTGGGAAGCGTAGAACTATATAAAACTTCAGGACACTGGGGCCACTACCAAGACGGAATGTTCCCTGTAATGAGCATGGACAATGAAGATCTCGTTCTTCGTCCGATGAACTGCCCGCACCATATGATGATCTACAAAAACGGCATTCACTCATACAGAAACTTACCAGTACGTATCGCTGAATTAGGAACAATGCACCGTTATGAAATGTCGGGAGCACTTTCCGGACTTCAACGAGTCCGCGGAATGACTCTAAACGACGCTCACATCTTCGTCCGTCCTGACCAAATCAAAGAGGAATTCAAACGTGTAGTCCAGCTCATCATCGACGTATACAAAGACTTCGGCATTGAGGACTATTCCTTCCGTCTATCCTACCGTGACCCGGAAGACACTGAGAAATACTTCGACGACGACGAGATGTGGGAACGTGCACAAAGCATGCTAAAGGAAACAATGGATGAATCAGGACTTCCTTACGTCGAGGCAGACGGCGAAGCTGCATTCTACGGTCCGAAACTCGACGTACAAGTGAAAACAGCAATCGGCATGGAAGAGACATTATCGACTGTCCAACTCGACTTCCTTCTACCAGAACGTTTCGATCTAACTTACGTAGGAGAAGACGGCAAACAGCATCGCCCAGTCGTCATTCACAGAGGCGTAGTCTCAACTATGGAACGCTTCGTTGCATTCCTGATCGAAGAATACAAAGGCGCATTCCCAACATGGCTTGCACCGGTTCAAGTCGAAGTCATCCCTGTTTCACCTGAAGCCCACTTCGACTACGCAAATGAAGTACGAGAAAAATTAGTAGCATCAGGATTCCGTGTCGACCTTGACAGCAGGGACGAAAAAATCGGATATAAAATCCGCGAAGCACAAGTCCAAAAAATCCCGTACATGTTAGTCTTAGGCGACAAAGAAGTCGAATCGGGCGAAGTGAACGTACGAAAATACGGCGAACAAAAATCCGAAAGCATGCCATTCGACGACTTCCTAAACCTAATACAAGCAGACGTCTCCCACGAAAACGAATAA
- the dnaI gene encoding primosomal protein DnaI, whose amino-acid sequence MERIGNAMKRVFNTSDLTARYEQLRNEVMESPGVQQFITDHSDQIDKSVVDKSLGKLYEYTTASHRCDKCPNIDGCVNVMKGFEPRLVLSQGFIDLDYIKCPNKLVDDERRNISSMINSMYMPKDVMEARLNNLDLEHDDSRYIVAEVTAQFFAEIRDEEKLPERGLYIHGPFGTGKSFILGAIANELANLRIRTVVVYLPEFLREMKQSIQDQTLNEKIDFVKKAKVLMLDDFGAESMSAWARDEVIGTILQYRMAEKLPTFFSSNFNYDELQHHLTYTQRGEQEEVKAARIMERIKTVAKPVQLKGKNRRNM is encoded by the coding sequence TTGGAGAGAATCGGAAATGCAATGAAGCGAGTATTCAATACTTCGGACTTAACAGCAAGATATGAACAATTAAGGAATGAAGTGATGGAGTCCCCAGGCGTCCAACAGTTCATCACCGACCATTCAGATCAAATTGATAAGTCTGTAGTCGACAAAAGTTTAGGGAAATTATATGAATATACTACTGCCTCCCATCGATGTGATAAATGCCCGAATATCGATGGCTGCGTCAATGTGATGAAAGGGTTTGAGCCGAGGCTTGTGCTCAGCCAGGGGTTCATAGATCTCGATTATATAAAATGTCCGAATAAACTTGTCGACGATGAACGCCGAAATATATCCAGCATGATCAATAGCATGTACATGCCTAAGGATGTCATGGAAGCACGCCTGAATAATCTGGATCTCGAACACGATGACAGTAGGTATATTGTTGCTGAGGTTACAGCACAATTTTTTGCTGAAATACGCGACGAAGAAAAGTTGCCTGAAAGAGGTCTTTACATTCACGGTCCATTCGGGACAGGAAAGTCCTTTATTTTAGGCGCAATCGCAAATGAGCTTGCCAATCTTCGCATTCGGACCGTTGTTGTATATCTCCCCGAATTCTTACGGGAAATGAAACAATCGATCCAAGATCAGACGTTAAATGAAAAAATCGACTTCGTAAAAAAAGCAAAAGTTTTAATGTTAGACGACTTCGGGGCGGAGTCCATGTCTGCATGGGCCCGTGACGAAGTAATTGGGACGATTTTACAATACAGAATGGCAGAAAAACTTCCGACATTCTTTTCGTCAAATTTCAATTACGACGAACTTCAACACCATTTAACGTACACTCAACGTGGCGAGCAAGAAGAAGTCAAGGCAGCACGAATTATGGAACGCATTAAAACTGTTGCAAAACCTGTACAATTGAAGGGGAAAAACAGGAGAAATATGTAG